A window of Kribbella sp. NBC_00382 genomic DNA:
AGCCGGACCGGCGCGTCGATCGTCGCCGTACTACGCCGTACCGGTGCAGTGCCGTCGCCGACACCCGACTTCAGGTTCGCCACCGGGGACACGATCGTCGTGGTCGGTACCCGTGAGGGTGTCGACGCCGTCGCCGAGCTGATCACGGGGGGCTGAGATGCATGACACGACCGCCCTGCTGATCGAGCTCGGAGGCGTACTGCTTGCCCTCGGCATCCTTGGCCGGATCGCCGGCCGGGTCGGCTTCTCGCCGATTCCCCTGTACCTGCTGGCCGGACTGGCCTTCGGGCATGGCGGGTTGCTGCCGCTGGACGCGTCCGAGGAGTTCGTTGCCACCGGCGCCGAAATCGGTGTGATCCTGCTGCTGTTGCTGCTCGGGCTCGAGTACACGGCGGCCGATCTGGTCGGGACGCTCAAGACGCAGTACTTGTCCGGCGTCGTCGACTTCCTGCTGAACGCGTTACCCGGGGCCGCCGTTGCGTTGCTGCTCGGCTGGGGACCGGTCGCGGCGGTCGCGCTGGCCGGCGTCACCTGGATCTCGTCGTCGGGCGTGATCGCGAAGGTGGTCGGCGATCTCGGGCGGCTCGGTAATCGCGAGACGCCGATCGTGCTCGGGATCCTGGTGCTGGAAGACCTTTCGATGGCGGTCTATCTGCCGATCCTGACGGCGTTGCTCGCTGGTGCCGGGCTAGCCGGTGGCAGCGTGACGTTGCTGATCTCGCTGGGCACGGTGAGCATCGTGCTGTTCGTTGCCTTGCGCTACGGACGGGTGATCAGCCGGGCGGTCTCCTCGGACAATCCGGAGATGTTGCTGCTCGTAGTACTGGGGCTGACGTTGCTGGTCGCCGGTGTCGCGCAGAAGCTGCAGGTGTCGGCGGCGGTCGGGGCGTTCCTGGTCGGGATCGCGTTGTCGGGTGAGGTCGCGAAGGGGGCGCGCAATCTGCTGAGCCCGTTGCGGGATCTGTTTGCGGCCGTCTTCTTTGTGTTCTTCGGGTTGAGCACTGACCCGGCGGACATTCCGCCGGTGCTGGGGATCGCGTTGGCGCTCGCAGTACTGACCGCACTGACCAAGATCGCGACTGGCTGGTACGCCGCTCGCAAGGCCGGCGTGAAGTCGGCCGGCCGCTGGCGCGCGGGCGGCACGCTGGTCGCCCGCGGCGAGTTCTCGATCGTCATCGCCGGTCTGGCCGTCGGAGTCGAGCCCCGCCTCGGCCCGCTGGCAACGGCGTACGTCCTCATCCTCGTCATCCTCGGCCCCGTCACCGCCCGCTTCACCGAGCCAGCAGCCCGCAAACTAACCAACCTCCGGAACAAGCCCGAACCGGTCGCGGCCCCAGCCGCCGAACGCCTGGACGACCCCGCAGACACCGCAGACACCGCAGACACCCGAAGCTGACGCGCCCCATCCTGACGGCCATGGGCAGTCCGACTGGCGGACCCGCGGTGAGCGGGGTTATCCCCTCAATCGGTGGGTTGCCCCGTGTGATTCTGGCGAGGCAACCCACAAACTGAGGGGATAACCCCTCAGATGGCGGAGCGGGAGGGTGGGAGCGGAGGCGCCGCGGTCAGCCCGGGGGTGGGTGGCGGTGGGGTAAGTCCGGGGGCGGTGGGGTCAGTTGGGGTGGTTGGCGCGCTGGTTTAGCGCGGCGAGGGTGACTGTTTGGGTGATGCGGGTGGTGCGGGTTTCGGGGCGTTTGGCCAGGGCGATCCATTCGAGGATTCGGCGCTTGGAGGATGGGGGGAAGGCGGCGAAATGCATTGCTGCCTCCGGGTGCTGGTCCAGCTCGGCTTGGAGGTCGGCGGGGATTACGCCGTTCTGGGCTTCGGCTAGGCAGTCCCAGGTGCCGGTCTCGTGGGCCAGGTCGATCAGCTCCTGGCCGGGTGCTGCCATCAGGCCGGCGGCGAGGAGGCGTTCGGCGCGGTCTCGGTTGACCTGGCTCCAGGTGCTGCGGGGGTTGCGTGGGGTGAAGGTCTGGTAGGTGCTGGTGGCGTCGCGGCGCAGCGTCTTGCTGTCGATCCAGCCGAAGCACAACGCATGCTCGACCGCCTCGGCCAGGTCGATACCAGCGCCGTCGCGCCGGACGATCACCCACACCGACCGCGAGGTCCGGCCGTTGGCCGCCAACCACTCGCGCCACTCCTCGACCGTCGCCGGCGCGAACGCCTCGTCGTCGGTGACTACCTGCTTGGCCTTGGCCTCTGTGTTCATGAGAACAGCATGCCGACTATAAGTGCTCATCTAGTGAGCACTTTGTTCAGAAGAGTACGTCGGCTCGTTCGTGGTGGAGTAGGCGTTGCTTGCGGTCGAGGCCGCCGCCGTAGCCGGTGAGGCTGCCGGTCGAGCCGACGACGCGATGGCAGGGGACGATGATGCTGACCGGGTTCTTGCCGTTGGCCAGCCCGACCGCGCGGGAGGCGCCTGGCACCAGTCCGAGGGTGGCGGCGAGTTGGCCGTACGTCGTGATCTCGCCGTACGGGATGTCCTTCAGCGCCTCCCAAACCCTTTGCTGGAAAGGGGTTCCGGTCAGCCTGAGTGGTACGTCGAAGGTGGTGCGGTCGCCGGCGAAGTACTCCTTCAACTGCTGCTGTACCTCCGGCAGGATCGAGTCGTCGCGCAACCCGAAGGTCTCCAGCGGCGGACGGTGCCGGTGCTGCTCCAGGTACAGGCCGGCCAGCTCGCCAGTATCGGCCGCGACCAGCGTGAGCGGACCGAGCGGGCTGTCGATCACCGCGTAGGTCACTGTGCCGCCTCCCACTGCGCGCGAGTGATCCGGTAGAGCACATGCCGCTGCAGCCGATGCCCATCCGGCAATCGCGGGTGATCGAAGT
This region includes:
- a CDS encoding cation:proton antiporter; protein product: MHDTTALLIELGGVLLALGILGRIAGRVGFSPIPLYLLAGLAFGHGGLLPLDASEEFVATGAEIGVILLLLLLGLEYTAADLVGTLKTQYLSGVVDFLLNALPGAAVALLLGWGPVAAVALAGVTWISSSGVIAKVVGDLGRLGNRETPIVLGILVLEDLSMAVYLPILTALLAGAGLAGGSVTLLISLGTVSIVLFVALRYGRVISRAVSSDNPEMLLLVVLGLTLLVAGVAQKLQVSAAVGAFLVGIALSGEVAKGARNLLSPLRDLFAAVFFVFFGLSTDPADIPPVLGIALALAVLTALTKIATGWYAARKAGVKSAGRWRAGGTLVARGEFSIVIAGLAVGVEPRLGPLATAYVLILVILGPVTARFTEPAARKLTNLRNKPEPVAAPAAERLDDPADTADTADTRS
- a CDS encoding YdeI/OmpD-associated family protein, with translation MNTEAKAKQVVTDDEAFAPATVEEWREWLAANGRTSRSVWVIVRRDGAGIDLAEAVEHALCFGWIDSKTLRRDATSTYQTFTPRNPRSTWSQVNRDRAERLLAAGLMAAPGQELIDLAHETGTWDCLAEAQNGVIPADLQAELDQHPEAAMHFAAFPPSSKRRILEWIALAKRPETRTTRITQTVTLAALNQRANHPN
- a CDS encoding methylated-DNA--[protein]-cysteine S-methyltransferase, with translation MTYAVIDSPLGPLTLVAADTGELAGLYLEQHRHRPPLETFGLRDDSILPEVQQQLKEYFAGDRTTFDVPLRLTGTPFQQRVWEALKDIPYGEITTYGQLAATLGLVPGASRAVGLANGKNPVSIIVPCHRVVGSTGSLTGYGGGLDRKQRLLHHERADVLF